The Micromonospora violae DNA segment CTGCGCGGCCAGCAGGATGACGACCGGGACGACCCGGGGCCCACCCCGTCACTTCCGCCGACCAGTGCCCCCACCGCCCCGCCGACCAGCGCAGCCCCCACGTCGGCGTCGCCCACCAGTGAGTCGCCCAGCAGCCCGGCGACCACGAGTACGCCGGACGAGGTGCCGGTGCCACCGCTCACCGGCCTGCCGCAGGCGACCGCCGAAGGGCTGTTGGCGCGGCTCGGCCTGACCTACCGGGTGGTGTACCGCCCGTCGGAGCTGCCGCCGGGGACCGTGGTGGGCACCGAGCCGGAGGCGGGCACATCGGTGTCGACCGACGACGAGGTGTTGCTGATCATCGCGCAGGCCCAGCCGCCGGCCGGGACGAGCCCGACCACGCCGAGCCCCACGGTGACCAGCACGTCGTGACCGCCGGTCACCACATTCTGCGGCGGGTGCTGACGAGGCCGACGCCGGCCAGCGAGATGGCGAGGCCGAAGATGCCGGACCAGAACAGGGAGCGGCGGATGTCCGCGTCGCTCTGCCCGGTCGGGGCTGCTTCGGTGAGTTCCTGACGGCCGGCGGCCTGGCCGCCGGCACCCAGGCCGGATACCGCGTCGGTCGGGTCGGTGCCGCCGGCCTGGTCGGTCGGGGCGTAGGTGTCGATCCAGTCGGGCCCGTCGTACACCGACTGGCCGTCGCCTGTCGGTGAGTCAGGGTCGAGCACGGTGATCTCCGGTGCGGGCACCGGTGTGGTCAGCCGGGTGGACGACATTGCCGGGTCGCGGACGAGGACCAGGAGTGTCGTCATCGCCCCGAGGAGGGCGAGGAGTCCGAAGGCGTAGGCGATACGGGAGCGGTGGTGCCGCCGCAGGGCGGGCTGATTGACCATGACCATCCCAGGGTCAGGGTCCTGGACGAGCGGGTGGAACGGTGCCGGGGTGGGCGTACCAATTCTATGGCGACGGCACGCCCACCGGCGGCGGATCGGGTCGGTCAGCCCACCCGGACCGGGGTACGCGCGACCGGGCGGCGGGCCCGCACGGTGTGTGGGCGGGGTTCGGGGGCGGCCTGCAGCTGTTGCAGCCCTTCCCGCTGGACGAAGATCGACCGTCGGGTGACCGCGTCGCCCGCGGCGTTCAACTCGTAGCCGTCGAGCCAGAGCCAGCCGTCATAGGTCGGCCAGTCGAGCACCCGGATCACCCGGAACTTGATCGGCCTGAGGAACTGGACACTCGCCGCGCGAGTCACGTGCAGTACGTCACCGGTGCGGGGAAGCACATGGGCTCCTGGGGAGGGTCGGCCGGCGTGCGCCGGCGGTGCCTGAACGGGGGACGTCTCGGCCGGCGACGGGGTCGTGCCTCGTGAACCGGTGGTGCGGATGGCGGTGGTCGGGCCGTACCCCGCTGGTGGCGTGCCGCCACCCGACCACCACCCGGTTGCTTCCGGGAACCGCGCCCGCCGCCGCAGCTTGCCGGCTTGCAGCGGCGGGGTCCTTACCCCGGAGCAGGTCTCGTTGTCGCCGGCCGGGCCCGCGTCCTGCCCGGCCGCCCCGGATCGGTGGGGTCACCACTCCGAGGGATCAAGCGAAGACGCTGAGTGATCCGTGCCATACGGACAGAGTGCATCAGGGACGTGCTTCATGCAAGTTGCACGTCGACTTTTGCCGATACGTGAGCGTGTCGCGCGAAAGGCCTATTGAAGCCATCCGCGTACGGACGGCACACTGAGGGCCGGTTTCGCCCGTCGCGGCCGGCCGAGGACCGGGACCATCCCTTGTCGCGAACGCTCGCCGGTCGACGATCGCGCCCCCGGCGGGTGTCACCCAGTGGCGCGTTACCGGAGGTAGCCCGAGTGGGGTCGAGCAGCCAGCGGCGGGGACCAGTGACTCACGGGTTGCGCGATGAGTGAACGGCGCAGTCCCACCATCAGACGGCGGCGGCTCGGGGCCGAGCTACGCCGCCAGCGGGAGTCCGCCGGCATCACCATCGAAGTGGTCGCCGAACAGTTGGAGTGCTCGGCGTCGAAGGTGTCCCGGATCGAGACCGGCCACACCACGGCCACCCCCCGCGACGTGCGGGACATGTTGCGGATCTACGGCGTGGTCGGCGCCGAGAGCGACGAGCTCGTGCAGATCGCCCGGGAGGCCCGCCAGAAAGGCTGGTGGCACCCCTACAGCACGGTGCTCGTCGGCGCGTACGTCGGGCTGGAGGCGGCGGCGAGCTCGATCCGGGCGTACGAACAGCAGGTCGTTCCGGGCCTTCTGGAGACCGAGGAGTACGCCGGTGCCATGATCCGCGCCGCGCGGCCGGACTTCACCGCCGATCAGGTGCACCAGAGAGTGCGTGTCCGTCTGGGCCGTCAGTCGTTATTGACCCAGGACGATCCGGTCGATCTGTGGGTGGTGCTCGATGAGGCGGTGGTAAGTCGGCCGGTGGGCGGGGACGAGGTGATGCGCGGCCAACTCAGGAGGTTGGTCGAGGTGGCCGAGTTGCCGAAC contains these protein-coding regions:
- a CDS encoding helix-turn-helix domain-containing protein codes for the protein MSERRSPTIRRRRLGAELRRQRESAGITIEVVAEQLECSASKVSRIETGHTTATPRDVRDMLRIYGVVGAESDELVQIAREARQKGWWHPYSTVLVGAYVGLEAAASSIRAYEQQVVPGLLETEEYAGAMIRAARPDFTADQVHQRVRVRLGRQSLLTQDDPVDLWVVLDEAVVSRPVGGDEVMRGQLRRLVEVAELPNVTLQILPFEVGAHAGMDGTFTILSFPEPGDPDVVYAENATGGLFLEKSDELQKYSFIFDHIRAAAIRPEESVAHIAKLAEEPLWKWRPKGSPWT
- a CDS encoding PASTA domain-containing protein, encoding MSDDRQEPPAGEHDDDRTRPLPPPAGDRPEPTEPAADRPGSTPAGTDPDDTAPIPPPWSGRAEVRSPRPDDPSSEWYIEEQGGRRWWLPILWGVLALLLAGLLGGALWVLRGQQDDDRDDPGPTPSLPPTSAPTAPPTSAAPTSASPTSESPSSPATTSTPDEVPVPPLTGLPQATAEGLLARLGLTYRVVYRPSELPPGTVVGTEPEAGTSVSTDDEVLLIIAQAQPPAGTSPTTPSPTVTSTS